One Chrysiogenia bacterium genomic region harbors:
- a CDS encoding phosphonopyruvate decarboxylase, with translation MASDKNEAEWPDRLRRVLKDAGVTRVSHVPDAGHARLIGLCENDPDMVTNVLTTEEEGIAIAAGAWLGGAASVLLLQSSGVGNCINMLSLPAIGRFPLLMLVTMRGEWAEFNPWQMPMGQATQATLEAMGVTVQRADTAEDLIATVESAAALAFKADQQVAVLISQRLLGRKTW, from the coding sequence ATGGCATCCGACAAGAACGAGGCCGAATGGCCCGACCGCCTGCGCCGCGTGCTGAAGGACGCGGGTGTAACGCGCGTTTCGCATGTGCCCGATGCCGGCCATGCCCGGCTGATCGGGCTGTGCGAGAACGATCCCGACATGGTGACCAACGTACTCACCACCGAGGAGGAGGGCATCGCCATCGCGGCGGGCGCCTGGCTCGGCGGCGCGGCCAGTGTCCTGCTGCTGCAGTCCTCGGGCGTGGGCAACTGCATCAACATGCTCTCGTTGCCCGCGATCGGGCGCTTCCCGCTGCTGATGCTGGTGACGATGCGGGGCGAGTGGGCGGAGTTCAATCCCTGGCAGATGCCCATGGGGCAGGCGACCCAGGCGACGCTCGAAGCCATGGGCGTCACCGTGCAGCGCGCCGACACCGCCGAAGACCTGATCGCCACCGTCGAGAGCGCGGCGGCCCTTGCCTTCAAGGCCGACCAGCAGGTCGCCGTGCTGATTTCCCAACGCCTGCTGGGGAGGAAGACATGGTGA
- a CDS encoding arginase family protein, whose translation MGAFDYPDWDTFMKTSFAGRYDLPMVAPETPSFMQQPVAKTAKDLEGADVVIIGAPYVAAEDGKYAGVPMEDWIEAPKRVRQQSARYPGGYIQDFDLDLFEHIRMVDYGDADIPREVMFNQTPENILKAQAAVEAKCNDAIRAGAVPVVIGQNSPCGSFAIAKACSENVDGMVGCVSLDTHWDAQHLDYLTGDPRIAGAASWKHKMYEFLDNMHPRNLVEIGERGMLENKDIIRRYLREGSRFISSWELRTSLGIEGVVKELDRAWDGTKGVYAHFDMDVMGGAGPAPGDILGELVEPIAMTDYECIRIAHEIGRRGLTGFSFICIPPGSAAVYRVIVYIIVYMAAGLAMRKIGKGA comes from the coding sequence ATGGGCGCGTTCGACTATCCCGACTGGGATACCTTCATGAAGACGAGCTTTGCCGGGCGCTACGACCTGCCGATGGTTGCGCCGGAGACGCCCTCGTTCATGCAGCAGCCCGTGGCAAAGACCGCGAAGGACCTGGAGGGCGCCGACGTCGTCATCATCGGCGCGCCCTATGTCGCGGCCGAGGACGGCAAGTACGCGGGCGTGCCCATGGAGGACTGGATCGAGGCGCCCAAGCGCGTGCGCCAGCAGAGCGCGCGCTATCCCGGCGGTTACATCCAGGACTTCGACCTCGATCTTTTCGAGCACATCCGCATGGTCGACTACGGCGATGCCGACATCCCGCGCGAGGTCATGTTCAACCAGACGCCCGAGAACATCCTCAAGGCCCAGGCCGCGGTCGAGGCCAAGTGCAACGACGCCATCCGGGCCGGCGCGGTGCCGGTGGTGATCGGCCAGAACAGCCCCTGCGGCAGCTTCGCCATCGCCAAGGCCTGTTCCGAGAACGTCGACGGCATGGTCGGCTGCGTCAGCCTCGATACCCACTGGGACGCCCAGCACCTCGACTATCTCACGGGCGATCCGCGCATCGCGGGCGCGGCCTCGTGGAAGCACAAGATGTACGAGTTCCTCGACAACATGCATCCGCGCAACCTGGTCGAGATCGGCGAGCGCGGCATGCTGGAGAACAAGGACATCATCCGCCGCTACCTGCGCGAAGGCTCGCGCTTCATCTCCTCCTGGGAGCTACGCACCTCGCTTGGCATCGAGGGCGTGGTGAAGGAACTCGACCGCGCCTGGGACGGCACCAAGGGCGTCTATGCCCACTTCGACATGGACGTCATGGGCGGGGCCGGTCCCGCCCCGGGCGATATCCTGGGCGAACTGGTCGAGCCCATCGCCATGACCGACTACGAGTGCATCCGCATCGCCCACGAGATCGGCCGGCGCGGCCTCACCGGCTTCAGCTTCATCTGCATCCCGCCGGGCTCGGCCGCGGTCTATCGCGTCATCGTCTACATCATCGTCTACATGGCCGCGGGCCTGGCGATGCGGAAGATCGGCAAGGGGGCCTGA
- a CDS encoding aldehyde dehydrogenase, which yields MVSPVPLDRRAAVAALLAGRGDLLVVAGLGSPAYDLHAAGDHDANFYLWGAMGGAALMGLGLAQARPERPVLVLTGDGEALMGLGGLATIAIAAPGNLTIAVIDNGHFGETGMQRSHTGRGLDLAAVAAACGFAEAGTVTDMAGVEALRARLRGPAEGPRLCVLKVEACNLPRSLPARDAVYLKNRFRAALGLGVN from the coding sequence ATGGTGAGCCCCGTCCCGCTCGACCGCCGCGCCGCGGTCGCCGCCCTGCTGGCCGGGCGCGGCGACCTGCTGGTCGTCGCCGGCCTGGGATCGCCCGCCTACGATCTCCACGCCGCGGGCGATCACGACGCCAACTTCTATCTCTGGGGCGCCATGGGCGGAGCGGCGCTGATGGGCCTCGGCCTGGCGCAGGCCCGGCCCGAGCGCCCCGTGCTGGTGCTGACCGGCGACGGCGAGGCGCTGATGGGCCTGGGCGGTCTTGCGACCATCGCCATCGCCGCGCCGGGGAACCTCACCATTGCCGTCATCGACAACGGCCATTTCGGCGAGACCGGTATGCAGCGCAGCCACACCGGACGCGGCCTCGATCTCGCCGCCGTGGCGGCGGCCTGCGGCTTTGCCGAGGCCGGCACCGTCACCGACATGGCCGGCGTCGAGGCCCTGCGGGCGCGCCTGCGCGGGCCCGCTGAGGGGCCGCGTCTCTGCGTCCTGAAGGTCGAGGCGTGCAACCTGCCGCGTTCGCTCCCGGCGCGCGACGCGGTGTACCTCAAGAACCGCTTCCGGGCGGCGCTGGGCCTGGGCGTGAACTGA
- a CDS encoding MFS transporter — protein MTAEPHLEAATQGAPARSGNRDVLLLAVAQALAGANSAAVFATGAIIGHGLAPSEVLATLPISLFVVGMAACTLPAGMLARRHGRQAAFLAGTACGVLGGLFAAWAVLAGSFWIFSVSTFLAGAYAAVVLSFRFAAADCVPPERRPRALSAVMAGGVFAGVLGPQLVTHTMNLWQPHVFAVTCLAQAVLAVACAFVLIAVRVPMPTAEEVKGGRPLGEIVRQPRFVTAVICGVVSYMLMNFVMTAAPLAMRLCGLSQESSNQGLQWHIIAMYAPSFFTGRLIERFGAPRMVGAGLALTALAAAVGLMGIDIVHFWATLVLLGLGWNFAFVGASAMVLQCHRPEEKTRVQSLNDFIVFGTMAIGSFLSGSLLTAYGWNTVLWVSYIPLALAVAALVVAGRSRGMRKQA, from the coding sequence ATGACCGCCGAACCCCACCTCGAAGCCGCAACCCAAGGCGCGCCTGCCCGCTCGGGCAACCGCGACGTCCTGCTGCTCGCGGTCGCCCAGGCGCTGGCCGGGGCCAACTCGGCGGCGGTCTTCGCCACCGGCGCGATCATCGGCCACGGCCTTGCCCCCAGCGAGGTGCTGGCGACCCTGCCGATCTCGCTCTTCGTCGTCGGCATGGCCGCCTGCACGCTGCCGGCAGGCATGCTCGCCCGGCGCCATGGCCGCCAGGCCGCGTTCCTTGCGGGTACGGCCTGCGGCGTGCTCGGCGGTCTGTTCGCGGCCTGGGCGGTGCTGGCGGGCTCGTTCTGGATCTTCAGCGTCTCGACCTTCCTTGCCGGCGCCTATGCCGCAGTGGTCCTTTCGTTCCGCTTCGCCGCGGCCGATTGCGTGCCGCCGGAACGGCGCCCGCGGGCGCTTTCGGCGGTGATGGCCGGCGGCGTCTTTGCCGGGGTGCTGGGGCCCCAGCTCGTCACCCACACGATGAACCTGTGGCAGCCCCACGTCTTTGCCGTCACCTGCCTTGCCCAGGCGGTGCTGGCGGTCGCCTGCGCCTTCGTCCTCATCGCCGTGCGGGTGCCGATGCCGACCGCCGAGGAGGTGAAGGGCGGCAGGCCGCTGGGTGAGATCGTGCGCCAGCCGCGTTTCGTCACCGCGGTGATCTGCGGCGTCGTCTCCTACATGCTGATGAACTTCGTGATGACGGCCGCGCCGCTTGCCATGCGCCTGTGCGGCCTTTCGCAGGAGTCCTCCAACCAGGGCCTGCAGTGGCACATCATCGCGATGTACGCGCCGAGCTTCTTCACCGGCCGCCTGATCGAGCGCTTCGGCGCGCCGCGCATGGTCGGCGCCGGGCTGGCGCTGACCGCGTTGGCCGCCGCGGTCGGCCTGATGGGCATCGACATCGTGCACTTCTGGGCGACGCTCGTCCTGCTCGGCCTGGGCTGGAACTTCGCCTTCGTCGGCGCCTCGGCCATGGTCCTGCAATGCCACCGGCCCGAGGAGAAGACGCGGGTGCAGTCGCTCAACGACTTCATCGTCTTCGGCACCATGGCGATCGGCTCCTTCCTCTCGGGCAGCCTGCTGACCGCCTACGGCTGGAACACGGTGCTCTGGGTTTCCTACATCCCGCTTGCGCTTGCGGTCGCCGCGCTGGTCGTGGCGGGGCGCTCGCGCGGGATGCGAAAACAGGCGTAG